The following DNA comes from Nocardia sp. NBC_01327.
CGGCCATCGGAAACGGATCGGACGAACCCCAGAGCTCCGGTCCCGGCCTGCGGGTTGAGCAGGTGGACGACGGGGCAGCGGCCGAAGCCCAGAATGCGGCGCCGGTTGAGAATGCCGGGTGTGGCGCAGTAGACGATCATGCGCTGGCCGGTATCGGAGACGTGCAGGATCTGGCATTCGAATTCGACACGGCCGAGGGCGGGTAGTTGAGGCGGACGTTGATGTCGTGGTAGTCAAACCGCCTGAGACGCGACATGGGCGCTTATGCCAGATGCGGTGCCAGGATCGCTACACCCGCTCGTACAGCGTCCCAGTCGGTGTCCTCAACCTGTCGCGCCAAAGCCTGTGGCAACCACAGGCGCCGCTTGGCCTGTTCGCGGGTCAGGCCCTCAACATCGAGCACGATGCCGGGTGCAGCGCCGGTAACAACCAGCCGGTCCACACGCTCCTGCATAGCCTGCAACAGCCGATGATCGAAATCGGTGACAGCGGCGATGAATTCGCTTGTTTCGACCGACGCTCGGCCCGATAGTGGTGCGGCGAAAGCGATCTGGTCGTCGGGACCGGAAGCGAACTGCCACGCCACGCTCACACGGTCGTCAGGATCGACAGTGCGCCACCACCGGAATGCCCCACCGGCCCGCAGATACGCGGTGTCGAAGCAACGCAGGCGCCGCCCTTCGTAGGCGGGATCGATCGCCGGGTTGTCTAAGACATCCGGATCGCTGATGTCGGCCCAACCTTCTCCACCACCGGCGAAGAACTCCGCCAGATCACCCGGCACGGGCTCGAGAACCTGGGGCAGGACCCCCAACATGTCCTCCCACAGCCGCACTACGTAGTAGTCCGCCCACCGCGGCACGGTCGGGTCCTCGCCTAGCAATGCCTGGGTTTGCTCGGTATATCGGAGCAGCTCGATGCCCGCGACTTCCAGGCCGTACCACCCCTGAGTGAGCCCGAACCAGTGCAATGTTCGGTGCTCGCCCCACGGAACGACCTCGTCGATGGGCGCCAGCTCGAACGGGATCCGCATCATGTCTCGATTCAACCGATCGATCCGCATCCTGTCGACCGAGTATCAGGTCGTGCACGGCAGCGGTGGCTCATCCTTCGCCGCGAGCATCGGGATCGCGGCGGGCGGTGGATGCCGCCGAGGTCGGGTGGGTGGAAGGTCTAGTGAACTCGACGAGACTCCGCTGTCCTATCAGATCAGCGCTGCCGGCTACGTGTTCGCGGGGCCGGCCGGGTGAGATCGAAGCGCTCGCTCGGGCTGTGGCCACCGATCCACACCCTGAGTTTGTTGCTGCGGGATGCGATTTCCAGGTTGTAGCCGCGTGGACGATCCTGTCCGAAGGCAACTTGCACCCAGCATCACGCCACTCCGGACACGACGATGCCGCCGGACGAAGGGGGGTAAGCCCGGCGGCATCCGCATCAACGACACGCAAGCGCACCGAGTTGCCGGGCCGAGACGATCGGAGGGGAGATCATTCGACCCACCCAAAACCTACGGGCAGACCCTTCATTGCGTGAAACACATTGCCTCCCAACCATGGAAACCCATCCTTGCAAGTCGATGTACTCCCGCGGAGAACCCGGCACCGTCGGCCACACATCACCCAGATGTCGATTGACACCGGAGACAAGCCCAGACCAGGGAACCGATCGTCGATCTGGGCCTGTAGCCAACGAATCCGGCACCGGAGCCAGCGTGCGAGCCCATCAGCGGATCCTCCTAGGCCTTGCCGATCACCCGGCATGTAGTTGCTGCAAATGATTCGGATGTTCGTGCCGCCCGCCGAGCACGCAATCTGAACTGACGATCCAGCGCAGCTACTGCGCTAACGGCATCTTCCAGCAATCCGCATTGCTGGCTGTAGCCAGGTCCGCAGTCACCATCGCTTGGGCCACAGTGCCTTTCGGGAACGGCGGCGTGAGAACGAAATAGGCCACATACTGATCATCCTGCTCACCCGGAGGCACATGACATTTCGAGCGTTGATCCGCCGGTTCGCAGTCGCCACGGCCATCGGTTCCGTGTGCGACGAAAACTCCGCCGATTTCAGCGCACGAGAGGCCCGCCGGCGCCGGCGCCCCCGGGCCGAGTGGATCGGTGACCGCGCCGTCATCCTCGGCAGACTGCCCTGCCGGTGCGCTGCTCGATGAGTTGTGCGAGCCGCAGCTCGAGAACACTGCGAATATCACGACGACAAATACGACAAGGCCGAGCAACCCAGCGACCGGGCGAGGCTTTTTCTTCTCGGACAACGGATTCCCCCTGAGATGTGGCTGATATCGGTTCAATCCCGACCGGGGCTCATGGTTCACTATCGACTTCGCGGCACGCTATAAGTCGGCACAATTCGTCACATATCAAGGCCCCCAACCGATCTGCATCGATTGGCGGGCGTATGCGTGTCTATGGACTGCTATTCGGTCTCGCCGAAGCTGAGTCTGCGACGTCTCTATCCGTGGAGCACTCATCCCCGGCGTGGGCGGGGCGAGCTCGGACCGGCTGGCGGACAACCGCACACAGGAAATCGACCGACACGCGCATCGCCCATTCGGCCATCTCATCGACGAACCGCGAGTTGTCCGCAGAGCCGCAGGTCAAAAGCAGTCGGTGGTCAGGAGGCGGTAGAAGAATGTCTCGTTCGCCAAAGGCGCTGGTCCCCCGGGGAATCCGTCCAGCCAGTGAGAGAAGTTCAGCGGTGTGGCAGGCGGCATCACCGTGAAGCCCTGCCGACCGTAGAAGTCGGCCAATCCCTGGTCGCTGGTGAGGAATTGGCCATACAGGATCTGCACCCCGCCGCGGTACGCGGAGAAAGTCGCGGCGTGCACCAGGGCGCGGCCGAGGCCGCGCCGGCGGCGGTCGTCGTCGATGGCCACCAGATGCAGTTTGGATGTGAACAGCAGGGCCTGCATGACGGCCGTGGTGCTGAGATCGTGCGCTTCGCCGAGGTCGGAGATGAACTGCGCGGCCGGCCCGACGAGTGCGCCACCGACGATCTGTCCGTCCAGCGTGGCGACCAGCGCGTCGGTACGCGCCCAGACCACAGCATCGACGTCACCACCGGTCACCGCGGCCGCCATCAGCCGATAGCTACTGTCGGGATCGCGCAGACCTTCACCCAGGAATCCGTCGGCATGGGCACGAACCAGGTTCGCCGCCACCTTCGGTCCCCCCGCGCCCGCCATCGACGTCCAGCGCTCGAACCCGCTCAGTTCCTCCGAGGTTCGGGCAGGGCGTATCCGGTACGGTCCGACGGCGATCTCCTTCGCCGCGGCCGGTGCTGATACGCGACGCAGGGACCCGCGGCGAGCAGTGTCGGACTTCTTCGGCTTGCGCCCCTGGATTTCGGCACCTCGCGCCCCCTGCCATGCACGAACTATCCCAGTGAACATTACCGTCTCTCCACGGAAAGTGTTGTGGGGTGGCATATTTCGTGGGACTATCGATTGGATCGCACCTCTGTGCAGGCCGGCTGCGCGGTCCTCTCCGCGACCGGCGACAACGGGGTTGATTCACCTTGAAGCACATGTCATGCGGCAGGTCGAAAGCGGCGGAGTGATCTGTCCGCATCATTGTCCCCTCCGAACCAGCGCACCGCAGCCACGCTGGAACACCGGGCGGTTCTCATTGCCAGGCATACGTCCTTACCGCCCGGGCACACGGTAGGGAATGCTCACACCGTGTGAGTGAAAGGTGGGGCGAGGCGATGTCGGCAGTCGCCCGACAACTCAAGTCGGCGCTGGGCAAAGGCGCCGCCGGCGGGTCGGGCGAGCTCAAAGAGATCGGCGGCGGCGTGCGCTCGTCGGCGGCGGGCAAATCCGCCATCGACGCGGAGAGTCGGCGACAATTCGAAAAAGAGCTGTTCGATCCGGCCGGGGATCACAGGAATCTCGTCTATGAGGTACAGGGCTATGTGCCGGTGTTACGGACGTACGGTTCCTATGACGGAGAGGTCTTTCAACCGTTGCCTTCCGGGCTGGGCCCGGACGCCGACCGGCTTATCGAACTGTCACCGTTGTTGTCGCGCAGGCTGACCCAGGTGCAGCACGACAACTGGATGGTCGGCAGAGCCGCGCCGGGGAGCGTCTCTCGCGTCGATCACGCCGCGAAAAAGATTCTGATCGACCCGACACTCGACGATCCCGTGGCCGTCGGCGACCTGGCCCATTGGATCTCGCACGTGAACCGCCCCAACCAGCATTTCTGGGGTACCACCCGGGGTAAGTACGACACCACGGCCGAGGAGTGGGCGAACAACATGTTTGAAGGTCATCTGATCGGAGAAGTGCACGCCTGCCTCGAGCGCTGCGAGGCTCGTGCGGAGACATTGTCCGCAGGCGGTCCCGATATCGGGACCGATCACCACCTCATCCAGAGCGAATTCGAGGCCTGTATCAGACGCGGCACCCCCTTCCAAGACACCAGCCTGATGCTGAGCGAAACCCTGGAATACCAGTCCGAGTACTACCCGCATGCCGTGGCCAGACCCGGAGTGCAGTACGGCGACGCGCTGTGGGATTTCTACTCTTCGGTCGCGCAGAACAGCACCGAACGCAGGGCACCAACCAGGAATGGGCTTCCCATGACTGGAGACACCGGGACGCCGTACTGGTCCTAAAGTGAATGCACGATCAGGCGCCGATTTGGCTTCTGCGCAGGAGACGGTATGGCCAATGAGCTGCAGGTGGACGACGATGCTGCGCGGGTGTTGGCATCGGATCTGGCGGGCATCGCGGCCGACGCCGCACAGACATTGCAACGACTTCAGTTGTTCCTGACGAAGCAGGGGACTGACTTCGGCGCTGACACCACCGGTCGTGCGTTCGGGCAGTCCTATATTCCCTCTGAACAAACGGGTTTGGTCAATTTTCGCGATACAGTTCAAAGCCTGGCCGGGGAAGCACAGAATATCTCCTCATATCTGAACTCGGTCACACTTGCCGACCGCGAAACCATTCCTACTCTTCAGGGAGCTGGCTCGGCATCGGATGGCAATGCGGCACCGCAACAGGCTCCGTCGACAGCCGTGAGGCCTCAACAGAGCCCGGTCGAATCTCCGGTGAGCCCGCAGTTGCCGGTAGCTGAGCGCACATCAGCTAGTGCCGGCGAAAAACCAACAGCAAGTGGACAACCCGCTGTATCCCAAATCCCCCCGAGTGGTTCCGCGAACGCGCCCGGTTCGACGAACGTGCCTGACTCGGGCAGCACACCTGCCGCCCAGAAGTCGGCCCCGCTGACCGACACACCCGCGGCCTCGAACTCGGTGCCGTTCACCGTCGGACAAACGGCTCCGAAAGCGTTGTTGCCCAACGGTCCAAGCCGGTCGCCCGCCGCGACTGCTGCCGCCACACCATTGTCTGGGCCTTCGGTGACATCGTTCGCCGGCTCGGGACAGAAGGGGGCTTTGCCGTCGGATGCCACACCGGTATCGGCCATTGGGCGAGGCGCTGCTGCGGCGGGGGAGGAGGCAGCAGCCGCAAGCGGGGCTTCTGCGACCTCGCCTGCACAACGCCCCTCAGTGTCCGCACCGCGAACGAGCAGTGCACCGCCCTCGCGATCGCCGGAACAGCCGGTTCAACCAGCTACGGCCAAGAAATCCGATCCCATGAGGGCTCAACCTGAAGGTGCCGTCAGTGCGGCTAACAGTCCGCCGATCGGCGGACTGTTAGCCGCGCACTATGGTGTGTTTGTCGCATGGCTCGTATTGAAATCGGCGGCTGTACGACAGCCCGATGCGATTGTCGACACCAGGCATGCCGCTGCTGAGTTGAGCGATCCGGTCCTCGGATCGGATGCGCAGCAAGTGTATTCGACCGTCGCCCGAGTACTGGGTGATCTTCTGGGCGGCAAGTGACAAATACGCCACCCCCAATTCCTCTCGACTGTCCCGAGCCTGTGGTGAACCTGCTCGGCGGTCATTGGCCCCAAACCAACGAACATGATCTGCGCCTGCGGGCGAAAGCGTGCCGAGAGGCGGCAGCAGAACTGCGCGCGCAGGGAAATCGTCATGAGGCGTGCGTCGAGCGAATCTCAGACGTGATGACAGGCGCCGGCGCGGATGCCCTCTACAAGAACGGCGAACTGAACACACAGAACACCATTACAGTCGCTGACTACCTCGAGAGTTTGGCCGCGGAAGCCGAGAAAACGGCCGACTCTGTGGAACACGCCCGAGATATCGTCGAGTTCTCCATGGTCACTCTTGCCGGCCAACTGATCTTGGACGGAATACTCCTCACCGCAGGGGGTTGCGCCAAGGCTGTTGCTGATGAAGCCGCAGCGGAAGCGGCCGTCCGGGCGGCAACAGAGTTCGCGGAGAGAGAAGTCGCCGAGCATGCGGCGGAGGGCGCCGCGGAACGCGGAATTCTGGGCAAGATCATCAAGATGGGTGCGATCGGCAGCGTATGGGGTGTTCTCCCAACGGTGTTCGCAGATACCAAAGAGTCCATCGAGGGACACGGCGGCTTCAATTTGGAGGAGATCGCTGCTG
Coding sequences within:
- a CDS encoding GNAT family N-acetyltransferase gives rise to the protein MFTGIVRAWQGARGAEIQGRKPKKSDTARRGSLRRVSAPAAAKEIAVGPYRIRPARTSEELSGFERWTSMAGAGGPKVAANLVRAHADGFLGEGLRDPDSSYRLMAAAVTGGDVDAVVWARTDALVATLDGQIVGGALVGPAAQFISDLGEAHDLSTTAVMQALLFTSKLHLVAIDDDRRRRGLGRALVHAATFSAYRGGVQILYGQFLTSDQGLADFYGRQGFTVMPPATPLNFSHWLDGFPGGPAPLANETFFYRLLTTDCF
- a CDS encoding DUF5984 family protein; the protein is MMRIPFELAPIDEVVPWGEHRTLHWFGLTQGWYGLEVAGIELLRYTEQTQALLGEDPTVPRWADYYVVRLWEDMLGVLPQVLEPVPGDLAEFFAGGGEGWADISDPDVLDNPAIDPAYEGRRLRCFDTAYLRAGGAFRWWRTVDPDDRVSVAWQFASGPDDQIAFAAPLSGRASVETSEFIAAVTDFDHRLLQAMQERVDRLVVTGAAPGIVLDVEGLTREQAKRRLWLPQALARQVEDTDWDAVRAGVAILAPHLA